A DNA window from Haloferax volcanii DS2 contains the following coding sequences:
- a CDS encoding M24 family metallopeptidase, whose protein sequence is MPRAVFDSAEYDRRIARTKERMAERGLDALFVSDPANMNYLTGYDGWSFYVHQGVVVTRDRDEPVWVGRDMDANGARATTTLSEESIRPYSDDHVQSPHDLHPMDFVAAVLEDLGVDDARVGLEMDAYYFTAKSYTRLQKNLAEASFEDTTLLVNRVRIKKSDAELDYMREAARISENAMQAGLDVIEAGVPEYEAAEAIYSVLIEGTDDYGGDYPSIVPLMPSGDHTGTPHLTWTDREFEDGDPVIIELSGCRHRYHSPLARTTFVGDPPEELSRRADIVVEGMEAALDAVAPGVTCEAVEKAWRDTIAQYGIEKKDRIGYSMGLGYPPDWGEHTASLRPGDETVLEENMTFHTIPGLWFDDFGVELSETFVVTSDGAEPLADFPRRLFTT, encoded by the coding sequence ATGCCAAGAGCCGTATTCGACAGCGCCGAGTACGACAGACGCATCGCCCGGACCAAAGAGCGGATGGCCGAGCGGGGACTGGACGCGCTCTTCGTGAGCGACCCCGCGAACATGAACTATCTCACCGGCTACGACGGCTGGTCGTTTTACGTCCATCAGGGCGTCGTGGTCACGCGGGACCGCGACGAACCCGTGTGGGTCGGCCGCGACATGGACGCCAACGGCGCGCGCGCGACGACCACGCTGAGCGAGGAGAGCATCCGGCCGTACAGCGACGACCACGTCCAGTCGCCGCACGACCTCCACCCGATGGACTTCGTCGCGGCCGTGCTGGAGGACCTCGGCGTCGACGACGCTCGCGTCGGCCTCGAAATGGACGCCTACTACTTCACCGCGAAGTCGTACACGCGCCTGCAAAAGAATCTCGCCGAGGCGAGCTTCGAGGACACGACGCTCCTCGTGAACCGCGTGCGCATCAAGAAGTCCGACGCCGAACTCGACTACATGCGCGAGGCCGCCCGCATCTCCGAGAACGCGATGCAGGCCGGCCTCGACGTCATCGAGGCGGGCGTCCCCGAGTACGAGGCCGCCGAGGCAATCTACTCGGTGCTCATCGAGGGAACCGACGACTACGGCGGCGACTACCCGTCTATCGTCCCGCTGATGCCCTCTGGCGACCACACCGGCACGCCGCACCTCACGTGGACCGACCGCGAGTTCGAGGACGGCGACCCGGTCATCATCGAACTCTCGGGCTGTCGCCACCGCTACCACTCGCCGCTCGCACGGACGACGTTCGTCGGCGACCCGCCCGAAGAGCTGTCCCGGCGGGCCGACATCGTCGTCGAGGGGATGGAAGCCGCCCTCGACGCGGTCGCACCCGGCGTGACCTGCGAGGCCGTCGAGAAGGCGTGGCGCGACACCATCGCTCAGTACGGCATCGAGAAGAAAGACCGCATCGGCTACTCGATGGGGCTGGGCTACCCCCCGGACTGGGGCGAACACACGGCGAGCCTCCGCCCCGGCGACGAGACCGTCCTCGAAGAGAACATGACGTTCCACACCATCCCCGGTCTCTGGTTCGACGACTTCGGCGTCGAACTCAGCGAGACGTTCGTCGTCACGTCCGACGGGGCGGAACCGCTGGCCGACTTCCCCCGCCGGCTATTCACAACTTAA
- the gdhB gene encoding glutamate dehydrogenase GdhB: MMNEDGKNRNGEAVTDGGSGSEPETALATARRQLERAASHADVDDGVVARLKHPTRVQQVSVPLRRDDGSLDVFTGFRAQHDDVRGPYKGGLRYHPEVTADECIGLSMWMTWKCAVMDLPFGGGKGGVAVDPKTLSDEERERLTRRFAEEIRNVVGPKKDVPAPDMGTGPQEMAWFMDAYSMQQGETTPGVVTGKPPVIGGSYGREEAPGRSVAIVTREAVDFYDWDIEDTTVAVQGFGSVGANAARLLDEWGAKVVAVSDVDGAIYDPDGLDTQDVEGHDERPGMVSGYDAPESLSNEELLELDVDVLIPAAIGNVITTENVDSISAEMVVEGANGPTTFAADAVLEERGIPVIPDILANAGGVTVSYFEWLQDINRRQWSLERVHEELESEMLKAWNAVREHVEERDLTWRDAAYVVALSRIGGAKETRGLWP, translated from the coding sequence ATGATGAACGAAGATGGCAAAAATCGAAACGGCGAGGCGGTCACCGACGGCGGCTCGGGGTCCGAACCCGAGACGGCGCTGGCGACCGCGCGACGGCAACTCGAACGCGCGGCGAGTCACGCCGACGTGGACGACGGCGTCGTCGCGCGCCTGAAGCACCCGACGCGAGTCCAGCAGGTGTCGGTCCCGCTCCGCCGCGACGACGGCTCGCTCGACGTGTTCACCGGCTTCCGCGCCCAGCACGACGACGTGCGCGGGCCGTACAAGGGCGGACTTCGCTACCACCCGGAAGTGACCGCCGACGAGTGCATCGGCCTCTCGATGTGGATGACCTGGAAGTGCGCCGTGATGGACCTGCCGTTCGGCGGCGGCAAGGGCGGCGTCGCGGTCGACCCGAAGACGCTCTCCGACGAGGAGCGCGAGCGACTCACGCGCCGCTTCGCCGAGGAGATTCGCAACGTCGTCGGGCCGAAGAAGGACGTTCCCGCGCCCGACATGGGAACCGGTCCGCAGGAGATGGCGTGGTTCATGGACGCCTACTCGATGCAGCAGGGCGAGACGACGCCCGGCGTCGTGACGGGCAAGCCGCCGGTCATCGGCGGGTCATACGGCCGCGAGGAGGCTCCCGGTCGCTCCGTCGCCATCGTCACCCGCGAGGCCGTTGACTTCTACGACTGGGATATCGAAGACACGACCGTCGCGGTCCAAGGGTTCGGTTCGGTCGGCGCGAACGCCGCCCGCCTCCTCGACGAGTGGGGCGCGAAGGTGGTCGCCGTCTCCGACGTGGACGGAGCCATCTACGACCCCGACGGCCTCGACACGCAGGACGTCGAGGGCCACGACGAGCGCCCCGGCATGGTGTCGGGCTACGACGCCCCCGAGTCGCTCTCGAACGAGGAACTGCTCGAACTCGACGTGGACGTGCTCATCCCGGCGGCCATCGGGAACGTCATCACGACCGAGAACGTCGACTCCATCTCGGCGGAGATGGTCGTCGAGGGCGCGAACGGGCCGACGACGTTCGCGGCCGACGCCGTCCTCGAAGAGCGCGGGATTCCCGTCATTCCCGACATCCTCGCCAACGCCGGCGGCGTGACGGTCTCGTACTTCGAGTGGTTACAGGACATCAACCGCCGCCAGTGGTCGCTCGAACGCGTCCACGAGGAACTCGAATCGGAGATGCTCAAGGCGTGGAACGCGGTCCGCGAACACGTCGAAGAACGCGACCTGACGTGGCGCGACGCGGCGTACGTCGTCGCGCTCTCTCGCATCGGCGGCGCGAAGGAGACGCGGGGCCTCTGGCCCTGA
- a CDS encoding helix-turn-helix domain-containing protein, whose amino-acid sequence MLAGLTDRQRESLEVAYRTGYFERPKRRSAAEVAEAIGVSRSTFTQHLRAAHRKVFAELFDGERGGR is encoded by the coding sequence GTGCTGGCCGGCCTCACCGACCGACAGCGCGAGTCGCTCGAAGTCGCGTACCGGACGGGCTACTTCGAGCGCCCGAAACGCCGGAGCGCCGCCGAAGTCGCCGAGGCCATCGGCGTCTCGCGGTCGACGTTCACCCAACACCTCCGGGCGGCCCACCGGAAGGTCTTCGCCGAACTGTTCGACGGGGAGCGCGGCGGTCGGTGA
- a CDS encoding LLM class flavin-dependent oxidoreductase, whose product MDFSIVDLSPVPKGGTATDAYANTVETAKQAERLGYSRFWVAEHHGMANTLAGTTPEVLLGHLAAETDSIRLGSGAVLLNHYSPFKVAEQFGALDGLAPGRIDAGLGRANGSPAADQALGTDRHVEDPDGDHAEKIEAVVNHLYDDYPDEHPYADLEIPRGDGDLPVPWVLGSSPSSATIAGELGLPYCFAGFIRPQFAVHSFEEYRESFQSSSLDGGIDEPHGMVAVNAVCAETDEEAARLRAVAEASYKRMRRGEVGTRPTVEEAIDELGGVPEPTPATLGAKEWPRAISGSPDTISGLLDQLAERVGADEMMIQHVVGNHEDGLRSHELLAEGVDLV is encoded by the coding sequence ATGGACTTCTCTATCGTCGACCTCTCGCCGGTTCCAAAAGGTGGGACCGCGACCGACGCGTACGCGAACACCGTCGAAACCGCCAAGCAAGCCGAGCGACTGGGTTACTCGCGCTTCTGGGTCGCCGAGCACCACGGCATGGCGAACACCCTCGCGGGGACGACGCCCGAGGTGTTGCTCGGCCACCTCGCCGCCGAGACGGACTCGATTCGGCTCGGTTCCGGCGCGGTGTTGCTCAACCATTACAGCCCGTTCAAGGTCGCAGAACAGTTCGGCGCGCTCGACGGACTCGCGCCCGGCCGCATCGACGCGGGACTCGGGCGGGCGAACGGGTCGCCGGCGGCGGACCAGGCGCTCGGGACGGACCGGCACGTCGAGGACCCCGACGGCGACCACGCGGAGAAAATCGAGGCCGTCGTCAACCACCTCTACGACGACTACCCCGACGAACACCCCTACGCCGACCTCGAAATCCCGCGGGGCGACGGCGACCTGCCGGTTCCGTGGGTGCTCGGGTCGAGTCCGTCGAGCGCGACCATCGCGGGCGAACTCGGACTCCCCTACTGCTTCGCGGGCTTCATCAGACCCCAGTTCGCCGTCCACTCCTTCGAGGAGTACCGCGAGAGCTTCCAGTCGTCGTCGCTCGACGGCGGCATCGACGAACCACACGGCATGGTCGCGGTGAACGCCGTCTGCGCCGAGACCGACGAGGAGGCCGCGCGACTCCGCGCGGTGGCCGAGGCGTCGTACAAGCGGATGCGCCGCGGCGAGGTCGGCACGCGACCGACCGTCGAGGAGGCGATAGACGAACTCGGCGGCGTCCCCGAGCCCACGCCGGCGACCCTCGGAGCGAAGGAGTGGCCGCGCGCGATTTCCGGCAGTCCCGACACGATTTCGGGGCTGTTGGACCAGCTCGCGGAGCGCGTCGGGGCCGACGAGATGATGATTCAACACGTCGTCGGCAATCACGAAGACGGCCTCCGCTCGCACGAGCTGCTCGCAGAGGGCGTCGACCTCGTCTGA